One stretch of Corynebacterium auriscanis DNA includes these proteins:
- a CDS encoding Ppx/GppA phosphatase family protein has protein sequence MRLGVLDVGSNTVHLVVVDAHRGGPPTPMSNWKTPMRLVEYLDKKGNINDKGVDKLVTGVALAKEMSEQFRCEQMLPFATSAIRSASNSEDVLDTVEDETGVRLRILTGEEEARLTFLAVRRWYGWSAGRICDLDIGGGSLEMSVGVDENPDVACSLDLGAGRLTRQWFETDPPSRKAVSELREYIDAELEVPVERLLGAGPIDLAVGTSKTFRMLARLTGAAPSSAGPRVKRTLTQAGLRQLIAFISRMTAADRAELEGVSSDRSHQVVAGALVAEAALRKLEIDSLHICPWALREGVIFYHTDQEELLR, from the coding sequence GTGCGATTAGGTGTGCTTGATGTTGGCAGTAATACGGTCCACCTCGTGGTGGTGGACGCCCACCGCGGTGGCCCGCCAACCCCGATGAGTAACTGGAAAACTCCCATGCGTCTGGTGGAGTACCTGGATAAGAAGGGAAACATCAACGACAAGGGCGTGGATAAGCTCGTGACCGGGGTTGCTCTGGCGAAGGAAATGTCCGAGCAGTTCCGGTGCGAGCAGATGCTGCCTTTTGCAACGTCGGCGATCCGGTCTGCATCCAATTCCGAGGACGTGTTAGATACCGTCGAGGATGAGACTGGGGTCCGCCTGCGGATCCTGACTGGTGAGGAAGAAGCGCGGTTGACGTTCCTGGCGGTGCGACGCTGGTACGGCTGGTCGGCGGGGCGGATTTGCGACCTAGATATTGGTGGCGGATCGTTGGAGATGTCCGTTGGAGTGGATGAGAACCCGGATGTCGCGTGCAGCTTGGATTTGGGTGCCGGCCGATTGACCCGGCAGTGGTTTGAGACGGACCCGCCGTCGCGGAAGGCCGTCTCTGAGCTTCGGGAATATATCGACGCCGAGCTGGAAGTGCCTGTAGAGAGGCTCTTGGGTGCTGGACCGATCGATTTGGCTGTGGGTACGTCCAAGACGTTCAGGATGCTGGCTCGACTGACTGGTGCTGCGCCTTCGTCGGCAGGCCCGCGAGTGAAGAGGACCTTGACTCAGGCGGGTCTGCGCCAGTTGATTGCGTTCATTTCGCGTATGACTGCGGCGGACCGAGCTGAGCTGGAGGGTGTGAGTTCCGACCGCTCTCACCAGGTCGTTGCGGGTGCGCTGGTCGCAGAGGCGGCGCTGCGCAAGCTGGAGATCGATTCGCTGCATATTTGCCCCTGGGCGCTGCGCGAGGGTGTGATTTTCTATCACACTGATCAGGAAGAGCTGCTGCGGTAG
- a CDS encoding response regulator transcription factor produces MTSVLIVEDEESLAEPLAFLLKKEGFEVHVAADGPTALDTFAAENIDIVLLDLMLPGMSGTEVCRQLRQTSSVPVIMVTARDSEIDKVVGLELGADDYVTKPYSARELIARIRAVLRRGGEQEQPEQFDDGQILREDRVVMDVERHIVTVDGEPVPMPLKEFDLLEYLMRNSGRVLTRGQLIDRVWGVDYVGDTKTLDVHIKRLRSKIERHPSRPQLLLTVRGLGYKFEG; encoded by the coding sequence GTGACGAGCGTATTGATAGTTGAAGACGAAGAGTCTTTGGCCGAGCCCTTGGCGTTCCTTTTGAAGAAGGAGGGTTTTGAGGTTCATGTGGCGGCTGACGGCCCGACGGCGCTAGATACGTTCGCCGCTGAGAATATCGACATTGTTCTCTTGGACCTCATGTTGCCGGGGATGTCCGGCACCGAGGTCTGTCGTCAGCTGCGGCAGACATCCTCTGTGCCCGTGATCATGGTCACCGCCCGGGATAGTGAAATCGACAAAGTGGTGGGCTTGGAGCTGGGGGCGGATGATTACGTCACCAAGCCATACTCCGCCCGGGAGCTCATCGCCCGTATTCGCGCGGTGCTACGCCGAGGTGGGGAGCAGGAGCAGCCCGAGCAGTTCGATGACGGTCAGATCTTGCGTGAGGATCGCGTGGTCATGGACGTGGAGCGGCACATCGTCACCGTGGATGGTGAGCCCGTTCCCATGCCACTCAAGGAGTTCGACTTGCTGGAATACCTCATGCGGAATTCTGGTCGGGTTCTGACTCGCGGGCAGTTGATCGACCGCGTGTGGGGCGTGGACTATGTGGGTGATACGAAGACTCTCGACGTCCACATCAAGCGTCTACGCTCCAAGATCGAGCGCCACCCGTCTCGCCCGCAGCTGTTGCTTACGGTGCGAGGGCTGGGTTACAAGTTCGAGGGCTAG
- a CDS encoding sensor histidine kinase: MSAELIAGSLGGLVCGIAIGLFAMWAYRKNIKARRNVRTRHELQGDRVSTVSQVLHYAIQSAPTAVAVVDKRRKVVLSNPSAHELGLVHERALNSAVWSVVEKVLGDHEPREVNFLPPPRRSDRPVIAVAGQVQLLSLVDDRFVVIYATDDSEHVRMESARRDFVANVSHELKTPVGAISLLVETMMEVKDDSEAVEYFGGKLHAEVARMNQMITELISLSKLQGAESLPDPDILSVDKIIDEAIDRSRMSAEAVGIELKTDDKSGAMVRGDQSLLVTSVTNLITNAINYSPESTPVSISREVVDGNVIIRVTDRGIGISQEDQKRVFERFFRVDKARSRNTGGTGLGLAIVKHVMANHGGRVTLWSRPGTGSTFALELPAYDEIKASTGRSVPEEPVVPKMKQILVEDEASEIESQPQSQRQLHAEKDS; this comes from the coding sequence GTGAGCGCTGAGCTAATCGCAGGAAGCCTTGGCGGACTAGTCTGTGGCATCGCCATTGGCCTCTTTGCCATGTGGGCGTACCGCAAGAACATTAAGGCGCGCCGCAATGTTCGGACCCGCCATGAGCTGCAGGGGGACCGCGTGTCCACGGTGTCCCAAGTGCTCCACTACGCGATTCAGTCGGCGCCAACGGCCGTGGCTGTCGTGGATAAGCGCCGCAAGGTTGTGCTGTCCAACCCGAGCGCGCACGAGCTGGGCTTGGTTCACGAGCGCGCCCTGAACTCCGCAGTATGGAGCGTGGTTGAGAAAGTGCTCGGAGACCATGAACCACGCGAGGTAAACTTCCTACCCCCGCCGCGCCGTAGCGATCGCCCGGTGATCGCCGTGGCAGGACAAGTTCAGCTTCTGTCTTTGGTGGATGACCGCTTTGTGGTGATCTACGCTACGGACGATTCCGAACACGTTCGCATGGAGTCCGCGCGCCGTGACTTCGTGGCCAACGTCTCCCACGAACTTAAAACACCCGTCGGCGCCATCAGCTTGTTGGTGGAGACGATGATGGAAGTCAAGGACGACTCGGAAGCCGTCGAGTACTTTGGCGGAAAACTCCATGCCGAGGTCGCCCGTATGAACCAGATGATCACCGAACTCATCAGCCTTTCCAAGCTTCAAGGCGCGGAATCGCTGCCGGATCCGGATATCCTCAGTGTGGACAAGATTATCGACGAGGCCATCGACCGCTCGCGCATGTCCGCCGAGGCCGTGGGCATCGAGTTGAAAACTGACGACAAGAGTGGCGCGATGGTCCGAGGTGATCAAAGTCTGCTTGTCACCAGCGTCACTAACCTGATCACGAACGCCATTAACTACTCGCCCGAATCCACCCCGGTTTCCATCTCGCGCGAAGTCGTGGATGGCAACGTCATCATCCGAGTTACCGACAGGGGGATCGGCATCTCGCAGGAAGATCAAAAGCGCGTGTTCGAGCGCTTCTTCCGCGTGGATAAAGCCCGCTCCCGCAACACGGGCGGCACCGGGTTGGGCCTAGCGATCGTCAAGCACGTCATGGCTAATCATGGTGGCCGCGTGACGTTGTGGTCCCGGCCTGGTACCGGCTCCACGTTTGCTCTCGAGTTGCCGGCTTACGACGAGATCAAGGCCAGCACCGGGCGCTCCGTTCCCGAGGAACCCGTGGTTCCAAAGATGAAGCAGATCCTGGTGGAGGACGAGGCGTCGGAAATAGAATCGCAGCCACAATCGCAGCGACAATTGCACGCAGAAAAGGATTCCTAG
- a CDS encoding phosphoglyceromutase yields the protein MTEQTSLKKPSEARGTLILLRHGQSEWNASNQFTGWVDVALTEKGRQEAVRGGEMLKEAGLEPEVLYTSLLRRAITTAALALDAADRHWIPVIRDWRLNERHYGALQGLNKAETKEKYGEDQFMSWRRSYDTPPPAIELDNEYAQTNDPRYSSLNEIPRTECLLDVVKRFIPYYQEEIEPRLANGETVLIAAHGNSLRALVKHLDNISDEDIAGLNIPTGIPLVYFTDADGNVLNPGGNYLDPEAAAAGAAAVAAQGENK from the coding sequence ATGACTGAGCAAACCTCCCTGAAGAAGCCATCCGAAGCTCGTGGCACCCTTATTCTGCTGCGACACGGTCAATCCGAGTGGAACGCTTCCAACCAGTTCACTGGTTGGGTCGACGTTGCGCTCACCGAGAAAGGCCGGCAGGAAGCCGTCCGTGGTGGCGAGATGCTGAAGGAAGCGGGTCTCGAGCCTGAGGTGCTGTACACCTCCCTGTTGCGTCGCGCGATCACGACCGCTGCCCTCGCCCTGGATGCCGCCGACCGCCACTGGATCCCTGTGATCCGCGATTGGCGCCTAAACGAACGTCACTACGGCGCTCTGCAGGGACTGAACAAGGCCGAGACCAAGGAAAAGTACGGCGAAGACCAGTTCATGAGCTGGCGCCGTTCGTACGACACCCCACCACCGGCGATTGAACTGGACAACGAGTACGCGCAGACCAACGACCCGCGCTACTCCAGCCTCAACGAGATCCCGCGGACCGAGTGCCTGCTAGACGTGGTCAAGCGCTTCATTCCTTATTACCAAGAGGAGATTGAACCTCGTCTCGCCAACGGTGAGACTGTGCTGATTGCCGCCCACGGTAACTCCCTACGCGCCTTGGTCAAGCACTTGGACAACATCAGCGACGAAGACATCGCCGGACTGAACATCCCAACCGGTATCCCGCTGGTTTACTTCACCGACGCCGATGGCAACGTCCTCAACCCAGGCGGTAACTACCTGGATCCAGAAGCTGCGGCTGCAGGCGCTGCTGCCGTAGCGGCGCAGGGCGAGAACAAGTAG
- a CDS encoding YbjN domain-containing protein, whose product MDRKGICTLLDQAQVEYQEHEDNVVVVLPGEKRLKTNCIFIPQQGTFRVEAFICRKVEEAHEEVYKLLLQANRRSLGVHYTLDHNNDIYLVGQFPDSTTADDIQRILGQVLERADADFNRILERGFASSIRHEWAWRLSRGEPTFNLAAFAHLKPSEAEVSLLAPPPGSKLASNIHNPREDEPDEKPQEDKRQDDEPQEDKSEGEKPQP is encoded by the coding sequence ATGGATCGCAAAGGTATCTGCACATTGCTCGACCAAGCTCAGGTGGAGTACCAGGAACACGAAGACAACGTGGTTGTGGTTTTGCCAGGCGAGAAGCGCCTCAAAACCAACTGCATCTTCATTCCGCAGCAGGGGACGTTCCGCGTCGAGGCTTTCATCTGCCGCAAAGTGGAGGAAGCGCACGAGGAAGTATATAAACTTCTGCTCCAAGCAAACCGGCGCAGCCTCGGTGTGCACTACACCCTAGACCACAACAACGATATCTACCTGGTGGGGCAATTTCCTGATTCGACGACGGCCGACGATATTCAGCGCATTCTGGGACAGGTATTAGAGCGCGCGGACGCGGACTTCAACCGCATCCTAGAGCGCGGTTTTGCTTCGTCCATTCGTCATGAATGGGCTTGGCGGTTATCGCGTGGAGAGCCGACGTTTAACTTAGCGGCATTCGCGCACCTTAAACCCAGTGAAGCTGAAGTCAGCTTGCTGGCGCCGCCGCCGGGATCCAAGTTGGCGTCGAATATCCATAACCCGCGTGAGGATGAGCCTGACGAGAAACCCCAAGAAGACAAACGCCAAGACGACGAACCCCAAGAAGACAAATCCGAAGGCGAGAAACCCCAGCCGTAA
- a CDS encoding HNH endonuclease signature motif containing protein, translating into MFDQPTQPYEEPEDRQPHQRQQPGQTDPPNTPTQPSSSSEPHQTSSPDNPVPTGRPTDLFGEPVGPPCEQDGSAGEFARSGPVPSWRVTDPADALSASMCEINRAHVRLARSCTPDMDDCVSDVQTRLSVRLGLPEFRALTLIEIGLTFERFPSLVELGESGAYSLDIWRIVSEGLAAVSDEVASLIEPLVREAISPTVNSQGMLGTGTIRRRIREIVEQHEPSARPKDPNEDPLPREKPQGSDGPALRLDIDDRPDETTEFFLSMPKLEAAEMTAALDNVRAKENCSRAEALMKLIRGETKAEIHLNLYRRVDLPDSKIWAAGGWLGSMATEEWLKRVTHIQAPGKASNEGYSPTPIVRASVEGRDGTCRFPGCEVPAHKCQLDHVQRYNHERPSEGGATDTSNLHCLCAKHHNAKTTGAWDVSIDQDGIETWTSQGDGHIVMTAPNGPLGRETFRHRAVRRTLALAEYNRRRRQRNLGDEPPF; encoded by the coding sequence ATGTTCGACCAGCCCACTCAGCCCTACGAAGAACCAGAAGACCGCCAACCGCACCAGCGACAACAACCAGGCCAGACAGACCCACCTAACACCCCCACTCAACCCAGTTCATCTAGCGAACCGCACCAAACCAGTTCACCCGACAACCCCGTTCCAACCGGCCGGCCCACGGATCTTTTCGGCGAGCCCGTTGGTCCGCCTTGCGAGCAAGACGGCTCGGCTGGTGAGTTCGCACGTTCCGGCCCGGTTCCCAGCTGGCGAGTGACCGATCCCGCAGATGCACTGAGCGCATCGATGTGTGAAATCAATCGGGCGCATGTGCGCCTGGCTCGATCGTGTACGCCGGATATGGACGATTGCGTATCGGACGTGCAAACGCGATTGTCTGTCAGGCTCGGGCTGCCGGAATTTCGTGCTCTCACTTTGATCGAGATCGGACTCACATTTGAGAGATTTCCTTCCCTCGTAGAACTGGGGGAATCGGGAGCTTATTCCTTGGATATCTGGCGGATAGTTTCGGAGGGGTTGGCAGCCGTGAGTGATGAAGTGGCTTCACTCATCGAGCCACTTGTACGCGAGGCGATCTCACCCACTGTGAACAGTCAGGGAATGCTTGGGACGGGGACGATTCGGCGTCGGATAAGAGAAATAGTCGAGCAACATGAACCTTCCGCGCGGCCGAAAGATCCGAACGAAGACCCGCTGCCGAGAGAGAAGCCACAGGGAAGTGACGGGCCGGCGCTGCGATTGGATATAGACGACCGACCGGATGAAACCACTGAATTCTTCTTGAGTATGCCTAAATTAGAAGCGGCTGAAATGACCGCGGCACTAGACAACGTGCGGGCGAAGGAAAACTGCTCCCGGGCGGAGGCGTTGATGAAGCTGATTCGCGGGGAGACGAAGGCCGAAATCCACCTGAACTTGTACCGCCGAGTGGATTTGCCAGACTCCAAGATCTGGGCCGCCGGAGGATGGCTTGGATCTATGGCGACCGAGGAATGGCTGAAGCGAGTGACACACATCCAAGCGCCGGGTAAAGCAAGCAACGAGGGGTACTCTCCAACTCCAATCGTGCGGGCTAGTGTCGAGGGGAGGGACGGGACGTGTCGATTTCCCGGGTGCGAGGTGCCAGCGCACAAATGCCAGCTTGACCATGTACAGCGATACAACCACGAAAGACCTAGTGAAGGGGGTGCGACGGATACGTCGAATTTGCATTGTCTTTGCGCGAAGCATCACAACGCAAAGACAACCGGCGCGTGGGACGTGTCTATTGACCAAGACGGCATCGAAACCTGGACAAGTCAGGGCGATGGCCACATAGTCATGACGGCGCCGAATGGTCCACTCGGTCGTGAGACCTTCCGCCACCGAGCGGTGCGGCGCACTCTGGCCCTGGCGGAATACAACCGCAGGCGCCGACAACGGAACTTGGGAGACGAGCCACCATTCTAA
- the mshA gene encoding D-inositol-3-phosphate glycosyltransferase — MRVAMISMHTSPLEQPGVGDAGGMNVYIRNSAMQLAALGVEVDVFTRATRPLQGEVVRVAPGFRVINCVAGPYEGLRKEDLPTQLAAFTGSVWTFAKEHGITYHLIHSHYWLSGQVGWLLRDLWQIPWVHTAHTLAAVKNNSLAEDDVREPETRRICEQQIVDNADLLIVNTEAEVADLVAGYDASTCSIGVVAPGADVEHFTPGSDRATERSRRELGIPLRAKVIGFVGRLQKFKGPHLLLRAVAEVVKRHPDELVSVVICGGSSGSNGNSLAELKELAIELGISCYVRFLAPRPPEELVSVYQAADIIAVPSSNESFGLVALEAQACGTPVVATRIGGLPIAVDDGRSGLLVDGREVSQWADALGELVTDDSRRIKMGEYAPQHAAKFSWAVSSARLKEIYENLPPAGFGGERHPEG, encoded by the coding sequence ATGCGCGTGGCGATGATTTCAATGCACACCTCTCCCTTAGAACAGCCCGGTGTGGGTGATGCCGGGGGGATGAATGTTTATATTCGCAACAGCGCCATGCAGTTGGCGGCCCTCGGGGTGGAAGTCGATGTGTTCACTCGGGCCACGCGCCCGCTGCAAGGGGAAGTTGTGCGCGTTGCGCCGGGTTTTCGCGTTATCAATTGCGTGGCCGGCCCTTACGAGGGGTTACGCAAAGAGGATTTGCCCACACAGTTGGCGGCCTTTACCGGCTCTGTGTGGACATTCGCGAAGGAGCACGGGATCACCTACCACCTCATCCATTCTCATTACTGGCTATCGGGTCAGGTCGGTTGGCTGCTTCGGGATCTGTGGCAGATTCCATGGGTGCACACGGCGCATACGTTGGCTGCCGTGAAGAATAACTCCCTGGCCGAGGATGACGTTCGCGAGCCGGAAACGCGGCGTATTTGCGAGCAACAGATTGTGGATAACGCCGATTTGCTCATCGTTAACACCGAAGCTGAGGTGGCGGATCTTGTTGCAGGGTACGACGCCTCCACGTGCTCCATCGGCGTGGTCGCCCCTGGGGCGGACGTAGAGCACTTCACTCCCGGCTCGGATCGTGCCACCGAACGCAGTCGGCGAGAGTTGGGTATCCCGCTGAGGGCGAAAGTCATTGGGTTTGTGGGGCGTCTACAAAAGTTTAAAGGCCCACACTTGTTGCTGCGTGCGGTGGCCGAAGTAGTGAAGCGCCATCCGGACGAGTTGGTGAGTGTGGTTATTTGTGGGGGGTCGTCGGGGTCCAACGGTAATAGCTTGGCGGAGCTGAAAGAGCTGGCGATTGAGCTGGGTATTAGTTGTTATGTGCGGTTCCTCGCCCCTCGCCCCCCGGAGGAACTGGTGTCCGTCTACCAAGCGGCCGATATCATTGCGGTGCCGAGTTCAAATGAATCGTTTGGGCTGGTCGCACTGGAAGCGCAGGCGTGTGGTACTCCGGTCGTCGCAACGCGGATCGGTGGGCTGCCTATCGCTGTGGATGACGGCAGGTCTGGCTTACTGGTGGATGGGCGCGAGGTTTCCCAGTGGGCCGACGCCCTAGGCGAGCTGGTGACGGACGATTCCCGGCGCATCAAGATGGGCGAGTACGCGCCGCAGCACGCCGCGAAGTTTAGTTGGGCGGTATCTTCGGCTCGTTTGAAGGAGATCTACGAAAATCTGCCACCCGCGGGATTCGGCGGGGAGCGCCACCCGGAGGGGTAG
- a CDS encoding long-chain-fatty-acid--CoA ligase — MTNPTETPGSGPAAHAPEGTAWKEKPYLKYYADWTPHSLEYNNDSLLDMLDRTVDANQDKTIIEFFGASTTYGEFRDQVNSVAAGLRELGVRKGDRVAMVLPNCPQALISFFAIQRLGGVVATHNPLYTARELEGPFKDHAAKIVIAWDKVAPLCQQLVGKTPLEKVISVNMIEAMPLVKRLALKLPIKAIREKRDQLHAPANGTIPFSKLLDKSFGGNGSNVRTADGVDGSWPAVIMFTSGTTGKPKGAQLTHGNIMANVVQGLAWVKDLGASGQEKYLAALPLFHIYGLTLTAALGVATAGKLVLLPKPEIPLIVDQLNKELPTYMPGVPPLYDKIMEAADEHDIDLRGISNALSGAAPLPVATTQRWEKKTGGKIVEGYGLTETSPIIVANPITPDRRAGFIGIPFPDTELRVADPDDLSRTMPDGEAGELLVRGPQVFDGYINIPDEDQPFFEDWFCTGDMAVMEEDGFIRIVSRIKEMIITGGFNIYPAEVEEFLEEHEQIQKAGVVGLPLDDGSEEVVAAVVLAPGVQESDFDADKVREWAREGLTRYKVPRRYFVIDEMPADLIGKIRRREVKDLVLEIEGKK, encoded by the coding sequence ATGACAAACCCCACCGAAACCCCCGGATCCGGACCGGCTGCCCACGCCCCCGAAGGCACGGCTTGGAAGGAGAAGCCCTACCTGAAGTACTACGCAGACTGGACCCCCCACAGCCTGGAGTACAACAACGATTCCCTGCTCGACATGCTCGATCGCACGGTGGATGCCAACCAAGACAAGACAATCATCGAGTTCTTTGGCGCATCCACCACGTACGGGGAATTCCGGGACCAAGTCAACTCCGTCGCAGCCGGTTTACGTGAGCTGGGTGTTCGCAAGGGCGATCGCGTCGCTATGGTACTGCCGAACTGCCCGCAGGCACTGATCTCCTTCTTCGCAATCCAGCGCTTGGGCGGTGTGGTGGCAACGCACAACCCGCTGTACACCGCACGGGAACTGGAAGGCCCCTTCAAGGATCACGCGGCAAAGATCGTGATCGCATGGGACAAGGTCGCTCCCCTGTGTCAACAGCTGGTGGGGAAAACACCGCTGGAGAAAGTCATTTCCGTCAACATGATCGAGGCGATGCCACTGGTCAAGCGCCTTGCACTGAAGCTGCCGATCAAAGCTATCCGCGAGAAGCGTGACCAGTTACACGCTCCCGCGAACGGCACCATTCCTTTCAGCAAGTTGCTGGATAAGAGCTTCGGTGGCAATGGTTCAAACGTACGCACCGCCGATGGTGTGGACGGCAGCTGGCCAGCCGTGATCATGTTCACCTCTGGCACTACCGGCAAGCCCAAGGGTGCGCAGCTAACGCATGGCAACATCATGGCAAACGTTGTCCAGGGCTTGGCTTGGGTTAAGGACTTGGGGGCGTCGGGCCAAGAAAAGTACCTAGCTGCCCTGCCTCTATTCCACATCTACGGGCTGACGTTGACCGCTGCGCTGGGCGTGGCCACCGCCGGCAAGCTGGTATTGCTGCCGAAGCCCGAAATCCCTCTCATCGTGGATCAGCTCAATAAGGAGCTGCCCACGTACATGCCAGGCGTACCCCCGCTGTACGACAAGATCATGGAAGCCGCAGACGAGCACGACATCGATCTGCGCGGCATCAGCAATGCGCTGTCAGGCGCGGCTCCCCTACCCGTTGCGACCACCCAACGCTGGGAAAAGAAGACCGGCGGAAAGATCGTGGAAGGTTACGGTCTCACCGAAACTTCCCCCATCATTGTGGCAAACCCCATCACGCCTGACCGCCGCGCGGGTTTCATCGGTATTCCATTCCCAGATACCGAGCTGCGTGTAGCTGACCCCGACGATCTGTCCCGCACCATGCCCGATGGTGAGGCTGGCGAGCTGCTAGTTCGTGGCCCGCAGGTCTTCGACGGCTACATCAACATCCCAGACGAGGATCAACCGTTCTTCGAGGATTGGTTCTGTACTGGGGACATGGCCGTGATGGAGGAAGACGGTTTCATCCGAATCGTCTCGCGTATCAAGGAAATGATCATCACCGGCGGGTTCAACATTTACCCTGCTGAGGTGGAGGAATTCCTCGAGGAGCACGAGCAGATCCAAAAGGCCGGTGTGGTCGGTTTACCACTCGACGATGGCTCGGAGGAGGTCGTTGCTGCGGTAGTTCTGGCCCCTGGGGTTCAGGAATCTGATTTCGACGCCGACAAGGTCCGCGAATGGGCCCGTGAAGGCCTCACGCGATACAAGGTGCCACGTCGCTACTTTGTCATTGACGAAATGCCGGCCGACTTGATCGGTAAGATCCGTCGCCGCGAGGTGAAGGATCTGGTGCTGGAGATTGAGGGCAAGAAGTAG
- a CDS encoding YdeI/OmpD-associated family protein yields the protein MTDFLTPPAVVDWEGVAGGVVHALPADLGEALRAEPATLELWQNLTPLGRNEFICWVTSAKKAETRARRIRRTREELEEGMRRPCCWPGCAHRERTGKA from the coding sequence ATGACCGACTTTTTAACCCCACCGGCTGTCGTGGACTGGGAAGGTGTGGCCGGTGGCGTTGTGCACGCTTTGCCCGCTGACCTTGGGGAAGCCTTGCGGGCCGAACCCGCTACGCTCGAGTTGTGGCAGAACCTTACCCCACTGGGTCGCAATGAATTCATCTGCTGGGTGACCAGCGCTAAGAAAGCGGAAACCCGAGCTCGGCGTATTCGCCGAACCCGGGAGGAACTAGAAGAAGGCATGCGGCGCCCTTGCTGTTGGCCAGGGTGCGCTCACCGGGAGCGTACGGGCAAGGCCTAG
- a CDS encoding UDP-N-acetylmuramate dehydrogenase, translating to MTNSDTELKTIAKDLVACAQSADIEAVDTTFAELTTLRIGGRPAGVIKCLSPEALRWVVSELDATRTPLIVVGGGSNLVVGDGPQVSDLVVVWVTTSDSPENGSHAAVWNHGAAEGHVAIDKSTGLVRAYAGVEWDQLVAATVAAGLGGLECLSGIPGSVGATPVQNVGAYGAEVSQVLKRVQLYDREAKTWEWVQPEALDLAYRYSNLKFTNRGVVTAVEFQLRTDGLSTALRFGELARRVGVTAEEATADARRPVAEVREAVLQLRAGKGMVLDPEDHDTWSAGSFFTNPIVEGEAARDAVIAAVRQRCGDEEADSMPVYSAGRSAVGDNADKGRATTRSLCAPTSSESLEGTLERSLERSPEENPVERYKFSAAWLIERAGFSKGWHVEGNTVASLSTKHTLALTNRGGATSADIVQLARAVRNGVWEAFGVELEPEPIWLGLTI from the coding sequence GTGACGAATTCGGATACTGAGCTAAAGACCATCGCTAAAGACCTCGTGGCCTGTGCACAATCTGCTGACATTGAGGCGGTAGACACGACATTTGCCGAGCTCACCACCCTTCGCATCGGTGGTCGGCCCGCTGGTGTTATCAAATGCCTCTCGCCCGAGGCTTTACGTTGGGTGGTTTCTGAACTCGACGCCACCCGCACTCCGCTTATTGTCGTGGGTGGGGGATCGAACCTGGTGGTGGGGGATGGTCCGCAGGTTTCCGATCTAGTCGTTGTTTGGGTGACAACCTCGGATTCTCCTGAAAACGGTTCCCACGCTGCTGTTTGGAATCACGGTGCTGCCGAGGGGCATGTTGCCATCGACAAATCCACTGGGCTTGTCCGGGCGTACGCCGGCGTGGAGTGGGACCAGTTAGTAGCAGCGACCGTTGCTGCCGGACTGGGCGGGTTGGAGTGCCTTAGTGGCATTCCCGGTTCGGTGGGTGCTACGCCGGTTCAGAATGTCGGGGCATATGGTGCTGAAGTCTCGCAGGTTCTCAAGCGGGTGCAGCTGTATGACCGCGAGGCGAAGACGTGGGAGTGGGTGCAGCCGGAGGCCTTAGACTTGGCGTATCGCTATTCCAATCTGAAATTCACTAACCGTGGAGTGGTCACCGCCGTGGAGTTCCAGCTGCGTACGGATGGCTTGTCAACCGCGCTGCGTTTCGGAGAGCTTGCTCGTCGTGTGGGCGTTACTGCGGAAGAGGCCACCGCCGATGCACGGCGTCCAGTCGCCGAGGTGCGCGAGGCGGTGCTGCAGCTGCGCGCAGGTAAGGGCATGGTTTTAGATCCGGAAGATCACGACACGTGGTCTGCAGGATCGTTTTTCACTAACCCCATCGTGGAAGGCGAGGCAGCCCGGGATGCGGTTATTGCCGCGGTCCGGCAGCGATGTGGCGACGAGGAAGCCGATTCCATGCCCGTTTATTCCGCGGGGCGCAGTGCGGTTGGGGATAATGCGGATAAGGGTAGGGCAACTACACGCAGCCTTTGTGCTCCGACTTCATCCGAGAGTCTCGAGGGGACCCTCGAAAGGAGCCTCGAAAGGAGCCCCGAGGAGAATCCTGTCGAGCGTTACAAGTTCTCCGCCGCATGGTTGATCGAACGCGCGGGGTTTTCGAAGGGATGGCACGTGGAGGGTAATACTGTGGCCTCGCTATCCACCAAACACACTCTGGCCCTCACTAATCGTGGCGGGGCCACCAGCGCGGATATTGTCCAACTGGCCCGCGCTGTGCGCAATGGGGTGTGGGAGGCTTTTGGAGTAGAGCTCGAACCTGAGCCGATTTGGCTGGGACTAACCATCTGA